In Cytobacillus oceanisediminis, the following proteins share a genomic window:
- a CDS encoding FliA/WhiG family RNA polymerase sigma factor codes for MADLITEESTYWAKWVDSRDAQAGNFLVKKYLPLVSYHVQRVSATLPKNVSRDDIRSLGLMGLYDALEKFDPARDLKFDTYASFRIRGAILDGLRKEDWLPRSTRDKAKKIETAIEKLEQRLMRNATVHEIAEEAEMQEDEVYSVMNEQFYANILSIDEQPDAEEKDGSYYIKDEKAIIPEEKVLKNEILEEMAEKILQLNEKEQLVLSLFYKEELTLTEIGEVMGLSTSRISQIHSKSIFKLRQLLEKAI; via the coding sequence ATGGCAGACCTGATAACAGAAGAAAGCACATACTGGGCTAAATGGGTCGACTCTCGTGATGCTCAAGCGGGGAATTTTCTTGTGAAAAAATATTTGCCTCTTGTAAGCTATCATGTACAGCGGGTATCCGCTACCCTGCCGAAGAATGTTTCAAGAGATGACATTCGAAGCCTGGGGCTAATGGGGTTATATGACGCGCTGGAAAAATTTGATCCTGCAAGAGATTTGAAATTTGATACATATGCTTCTTTTCGCATTCGCGGTGCAATTCTGGATGGATTAAGAAAAGAAGATTGGCTTCCCCGAAGTACGAGGGATAAAGCGAAAAAAATTGAAACTGCCATTGAGAAGCTGGAGCAGCGGCTGATGCGCAATGCAACTGTACATGAAATTGCTGAAGAAGCAGAGATGCAGGAAGATGAAGTGTATTCTGTTATGAACGAACAATTTTACGCAAACATCCTTTCAATTGATGAACAGCCCGATGCTGAAGAAAAAGATGGAAGTTACTACATTAAGGATGAAAAAGCAATTATTCCAGAAGAAAAGGTATTAAAGAATGAAATTTTGGAAGAAATGGCTGAAAAAATCTTACAATTAAATGAAAAAGAGCAGCTGGTGCTAAGTTTATTTTATAAAGAGGAATTAACACTGACAGAAATTGGCGAAGTAATGGGCTTATCTACCTCCCGTATATCTCAAATACATTCAAAGTCAATTTTTAAGCTGAGGCAGCTGCTGGAAAAAGCAATATAA
- a CDS encoding DUF342 domain-containing protein — MENQFQIIVDPQRLAALIQPLDINKLDGAVHHENLHKLLADEKITLGVSEEIIQRICKDPFSVEYPILLAKGIPAENGSDAYLLNEVTFDQQTRKKGFNFRDVLHIPSVKKGQLLASVIPSTPGAPGKDIFGQSVPAKNGKSLRVKAGKNVFVNGDKYYSLLDGQVSFTPNSISVNPVFEVIGDLDLKTGNINFVGNVMIRGNVPAGYEIKAGGDIIVTGLVEGSLLQADGNVLISGGISGSHKGSVISGGSVQAAYLNQAKVTAEQDVIITKSILHSHVHAGGAIRCSGALVIGGKLLSGSDMEIKELGNHLFTKTELFAGMNSNLDKAEKELLNESAKLQETIKKLDSIEGRLTEMARLTGKLSEEQRTIILKQRATKAHLQDKLTKINEELAELEKEKDEKMNASILIYGKVYPNTSMHFGKYSKVIRQTVKSFKFHFSKGEIRSDPLETAKNDPLLRK; from the coding sequence ATGGAAAATCAATTTCAAATTATAGTCGATCCTCAACGCTTAGCTGCTTTAATTCAGCCGTTAGATATTAATAAGCTGGATGGAGCCGTTCACCATGAAAATTTGCACAAACTGCTTGCTGACGAAAAGATCACACTCGGTGTGAGCGAAGAAATAATCCAGAGAATCTGCAAAGATCCTTTCTCAGTGGAATATCCCATTCTATTAGCAAAAGGAATACCTGCAGAAAACGGCAGTGATGCATACCTGTTAAATGAAGTCACTTTTGACCAGCAAACGAGGAAAAAGGGATTTAATTTTAGAGATGTTCTCCATATTCCTTCTGTTAAAAAGGGACAGCTCCTGGCATCTGTTATTCCTTCTACCCCCGGTGCTCCCGGAAAAGATATTTTTGGACAGTCCGTACCGGCAAAGAATGGAAAATCTTTAAGAGTCAAAGCAGGAAAGAATGTATTTGTAAATGGCGACAAATATTATTCGCTATTGGATGGTCAGGTTAGTTTTACTCCAAACAGCATTTCTGTAAATCCGGTGTTTGAAGTGATTGGCGACCTTGACTTGAAAACCGGGAATATAAATTTTGTTGGGAATGTTATGATACGCGGCAATGTTCCTGCCGGTTATGAGATTAAAGCTGGAGGCGACATCATTGTTACCGGTCTGGTGGAAGGCTCTTTGTTGCAGGCGGATGGCAATGTGCTTATTTCTGGCGGAATTTCCGGCAGTCATAAAGGTTCAGTTATATCGGGAGGTTCTGTTCAGGCAGCATACCTAAATCAGGCAAAAGTAACTGCTGAACAGGACGTAATAATAACAAAATCAATCCTCCACAGTCATGTTCATGCTGGCGGAGCGATTAGGTGCAGCGGCGCATTGGTCATTGGAGGTAAGCTTCTGTCCGGCTCTGATATGGAGATTAAAGAACTGGGCAATCACTTATTTACTAAGACGGAGCTTTTTGCAGGGATGAACTCCAATTTGGATAAGGCCGAAAAAGAGCTCTTAAACGAATCAGCCAAACTGCAGGAAACAATCAAAAAGCTGGATAGTATTGAAGGAAGACTGACAGAAATGGCCAGGCTTACAGGAAAGCTGTCGGAAGAGCAAAGAACCATTATACTCAAACAAAGGGCCACAAAAGCCCATTTGCAGGATAAATTGACCAAAATAAATGAAGAGCTTGCCGAACTGGAAAAAGAAAAAGATGAAAAAATGAATGCTTCGATTCTTATTTATGGAAAGGTCTATCCAAACACTTCTATGCATTTTGGAAAATATTCAAAAGTGATCCGGCAGACAGTCAAATCTTTTAAGTTCCATTTTTCAAAGGGAGAAATAAGAAGTGATCCTTTAGAAACAGCGAAAAACGATCCTTTATTAAGGAAGTGA
- a CDS encoding DUF6115 domain-containing protein, with the protein MTAFLLAISLLLNIVALLAIILLFLRQNKLMETEKKQEKVLVEMEEVISSYLIQMKEENDDFINKFSQINAKNQISVKEKSIRLNTEGKSDEHIASADEKSIRIARASVFQASKAYKNNLRASEEELNETEGLTSIKEAESVMQSDSSQRAKEAIFSSMEDQVFVMKKQGMNVEDIAKKLGKGKTEIELMLKFRQNQQE; encoded by the coding sequence ATGACAGCTTTTCTATTAGCTATTAGCCTGCTGCTGAATATTGTAGCGTTATTAGCCATTATTTTGCTGTTTCTGCGTCAGAATAAATTAATGGAAACAGAGAAAAAACAGGAGAAAGTGCTTGTTGAAATGGAAGAGGTTATATCTTCTTACCTTATTCAAATGAAGGAAGAAAACGATGATTTTATTAACAAATTTTCGCAGATAAATGCTAAAAACCAAATATCTGTAAAAGAAAAAAGTATCCGGTTAAATACGGAAGGAAAAAGTGATGAACATATAGCTAGTGCTGATGAGAAATCAATACGAATAGCCAGAGCATCCGTATTCCAGGCATCTAAAGCCTACAAAAATAATTTAAGGGCTTCAGAGGAAGAATTGAATGAAACAGAAGGTTTAACATCTATAAAGGAAGCTGAATCTGTAATGCAGTCAGACAGCAGTCAGCGGGCTAAAGAAGCGATTTTTTCATCAATGGAAGATCAAGTGTTTGTGATGAAAAAACAGGGAATGAATGTGGAGGATATTGCAAAGAAATTAGGAAAAGGGAAGACAGAAATCGAGTTAATGCTTAAATTTCGTCAAAATCAGCAAGAATAG
- the rpsB gene encoding 30S ribosomal protein S2, protein MSVISMKQLLEAGVHFGHQTRRWNPKMKKYIFTERNGIYIIDLQKTVKKVEEAYNFVKELAGNGGTILFVGTKKQAQDSVKEEAIRSGMFYVNQRWLGGTLTNFETIQKRIARLKDIERMSEDGTFEVLPKKEVVQLKKEQERLEKFLGGIKDMKSLPDALFIIDPRKERIAVAEAHKLNIPIVGIVDTNCDPDEIDVVIPANDDAIRAVKLLTGKMADAILEAKQGEEVTTA, encoded by the coding sequence ATGTCAGTAATTTCAATGAAGCAATTGCTTGAAGCTGGTGTACACTTCGGACACCAAACACGCCGCTGGAACCCTAAGATGAAGAAATATATCTTCACTGAGCGTAACGGCATCTACATCATCGACCTTCAAAAGACTGTTAAGAAGGTAGAAGAGGCTTACAACTTCGTTAAGGAGCTTGCTGGAAACGGCGGTACAATCCTTTTCGTAGGAACTAAGAAACAAGCTCAAGATTCTGTTAAAGAAGAAGCAATCCGTTCTGGTATGTTCTATGTGAACCAGCGCTGGTTGGGCGGAACTTTAACAAACTTTGAAACAATCCAAAAGCGTATTGCGCGTTTAAAGGATATCGAAAGAATGTCTGAAGACGGAACTTTCGAAGTTCTTCCTAAAAAAGAAGTTGTTCAATTGAAGAAAGAGCAAGAGCGCTTAGAGAAGTTCTTAGGCGGAATCAAAGACATGAAGAGCCTTCCAGATGCTCTATTCATCATTGACCCGCGCAAAGAGCGAATTGCTGTTGCAGAAGCACATAAATTAAACATCCCTATCGTTGGTATCGTTGATACAAACTGTGATCCGGATGAAATTGATGTTGTAATTCCTGCAAACGATGATGCTATCCGTGCTGTTAAATTGTTAACAGGCAAAATGGCAGATGCTATCCTTGAAGCTAAACAAGGTGAAGAAGTTACAACTGCTTAA
- the tsf gene encoding translation elongation factor Ts, with product MAITAQMVKELREKTGAGMMDCKKALQETDGDMEKAIDFLREKGIAKAAKKGDRIAAEGLTSVKVDGNEAVILEVNSETDFVAKNEGFQTLVKEIAEHLLANKPASVEEAAGQTMANGATLESHINSAIAKIGEKLSLRRFEIKTKTDSDAFGAYLHMGGRIGVLTVLEGTTDEDAAKDVAMHIAALNPKYVSRDEVSQDEVERERQVLTQQALNEGKPENIVAKMVEGRLGKYFEDVCVNDQAFVKNPDQKVGKFVESKGGKILEFVRYEVGEGIEKREDNFAEEVMNQVKK from the coding sequence ATGGCAATTACTGCTCAAATGGTTAAAGAACTTCGTGAAAAAACAGGCGCAGGCATGATGGACTGCAAAAAAGCACTTCAGGAAACTGATGGTGATATGGAAAAAGCAATCGACTTCCTTCGTGAAAAAGGAATCGCTAAAGCTGCTAAGAAAGGTGACCGTATTGCTGCGGAAGGTCTTACTTCTGTTAAAGTTGACGGAAACGAAGCTGTTATCCTTGAAGTAAACTCTGAAACAGATTTCGTTGCAAAGAACGAAGGATTCCAAACTCTTGTAAAAGAAATCGCTGAGCATTTGCTTGCTAATAAGCCGGCTTCTGTAGAAGAAGCAGCTGGCCAGACAATGGCTAACGGTGCAACTTTAGAATCTCACATCAACAGTGCGATTGCTAAAATCGGAGAAAAGCTTTCTCTTCGCCGCTTCGAAATCAAAACAAAAACTGACAGCGATGCTTTCGGTGCTTACCTTCACATGGGCGGACGCATTGGTGTGTTAACAGTTCTTGAGGGAACAACTGACGAAGATGCAGCGAAAGATGTTGCAATGCATATTGCTGCCCTAAACCCTAAATATGTATCTCGTGATGAAGTATCACAGGACGAAGTAGAGCGCGAGCGTCAAGTGTTAACTCAGCAAGCTCTTAACGAAGGCAAGCCTGAGAACATCGTTGCTAAGATGGTTGAAGGGCGCCTTGGCAAATATTTCGAAGATGTTTGCGTAAACGACCAGGCTTTTGTTAAAAACCCTGATCAAAAAGTAGGCAAATTCGTTGAATCTAAAGGCGGAAAAATCCTTGAGTTCGTTCGCTACGAAGTTGGAGAAGGCATCGAAAAGCGTGAGGACAACTTCGCTGAAGAAGTAATGAACCAGGTTAAGAAGTAA
- the pyrH gene encoding UMP kinase has translation MSSPKYKRVVLKLSGEALAGEQGFGINPSVIKSIAAQVKDLAALGVEVAVVVGGGNIWRGKIGEEMGMDRANADYMGMLATVMNSLALQDSLENLGVETRVQTSIEMRQVAEPYIRRRAIRHLEKKRVVIFAAGTGNPYFSTDTTAALRAAEIEAEVILMAKNNVDGVYSADPRIDKNAKKYDELSYLDVLKEGLAVMDSTASSLCMDNNIPLIVFSIMEKGNINRAVMGETIGTIVRGKK, from the coding sequence ATGAGCAGCCCTAAATACAAACGCGTGGTCTTGAAATTAAGTGGAGAAGCTTTAGCAGGAGAGCAAGGTTTCGGAATTAATCCTTCAGTGATTAAATCAATTGCTGCACAGGTTAAGGATCTGGCTGCATTAGGTGTTGAGGTTGCCGTTGTTGTCGGCGGCGGAAACATCTGGCGCGGAAAGATCGGAGAAGAAATGGGTATGGACAGAGCAAATGCCGACTATATGGGAATGCTTGCTACTGTCATGAACTCATTGGCGTTGCAGGATAGCCTCGAGAATCTCGGAGTAGAGACGAGAGTTCAAACCTCAATCGAGATGAGGCAGGTCGCTGAACCGTACATCCGCAGAAGAGCCATCCGCCATCTTGAGAAAAAGCGGGTTGTGATCTTTGCTGCAGGAACCGGAAATCCTTACTTCTCTACTGATACAACAGCAGCATTGCGAGCTGCAGAAATTGAAGCAGAAGTAATTCTAATGGCGAAAAACAATGTAGATGGCGTTTATTCAGCTGACCCTCGCATTGATAAAAATGCTAAGAAATATGATGAGCTTTCCTATCTTGATGTATTGAAAGAAGGATTGGCTGTCATGGATTCTACAGCTTCATCTTTATGCATGGATAACAACATTCCATTAATTGTGTTCTCAATTATGGAAAAAGGCAATATTAACCGCGCCGTAATGGGTGAAACAATCGGAACAATCGTTAGGGGGAAAAAATAA
- the frr gene encoding ribosome recycling factor, with protein sequence MPKQVIADAKERMTKAISAYTRELASIRAGKANASLLDRITVDYYGAPTPVNQLAGVSAPEARLLVITPYDKSILGEIEKAILKSDIGLNPSNDGSVIRLAIPQLTEERRKELVKVVKKESEDAKVAIRNVRRDANDDLKKLEKNGEITEDDLRGFSDDIQKLTDDHISKIDELTKEKEKEILAV encoded by the coding sequence ATGCCAAAACAAGTTATTGCAGATGCAAAAGAAAGAATGACTAAAGCAATTTCAGCTTACACAAGGGAGCTTGCGAGCATCCGTGCAGGTAAAGCAAATGCTTCATTGCTTGATCGCATCACTGTTGATTACTATGGTGCGCCGACTCCTGTAAATCAGCTTGCCGGGGTGTCTGCTCCAGAAGCACGCCTTTTAGTCATTACTCCTTATGACAAATCCATTCTTGGAGAAATTGAAAAAGCCATTCTTAAATCTGATATCGGCTTAAATCCGTCAAATGACGGCAGTGTTATCAGACTGGCTATTCCTCAGCTTACTGAAGAACGCCGCAAAGAGCTCGTAAAGGTTGTCAAAAAAGAATCTGAAGACGCCAAAGTTGCTATCCGGAATGTTCGCCGCGATGCCAATGATGACCTTAAGAAGCTTGAGAAAAATGGGGAGATCACAGAAGACGATCTTCGCGGTTTTTCTGACGACATTCAAAAACTTACTGATGACCACATCAGTAAGATTGACGAATTAACAAAAGAAAAAGAAAAAGAAATTCTTGCAGTCTAA
- a CDS encoding isoprenyl transferase translates to MFDKMKLWKSQNSSSDLRERVEKIKELQIPEHVAIIMDGNGRWAKKRALPRVAGHHEGMKVVRKITRFASDIGVKTLTLYAFSTENWKRPKMEVDFLMKLPEEFLGTFLPELIEENVQVRMIGYFDHLPAHTRNAVSKAMEETKNNTGLVLNFALNYGSRAEILEAVKHVLNDCKSGIMDENELNEEKFSSYLMTGGLKDPDLLIRTSGEIRLSNFMLWQLAYTEFWFTDVLWPDFNEEQMLEAIEVFQSRQRRFGGVQ, encoded by the coding sequence ATGTTTGATAAAATGAAGTTATGGAAGTCCCAAAACAGTTCTTCCGATCTCCGAGAGAGAGTTGAAAAAATAAAAGAATTGCAAATTCCTGAGCATGTTGCCATCATTATGGATGGAAATGGAAGATGGGCAAAAAAAAGAGCTCTTCCAAGAGTTGCCGGCCATCATGAGGGAATGAAGGTTGTCCGAAAAATCACCAGATTTGCAAGTGATATTGGAGTAAAGACCTTAACTTTATATGCATTCTCTACTGAAAATTGGAAAAGGCCTAAAATGGAAGTGGACTTTCTTATGAAACTGCCTGAGGAATTTCTGGGAACTTTCCTTCCAGAACTGATAGAAGAGAATGTGCAAGTAAGAATGATTGGTTATTTTGACCACTTGCCTGCCCATACCCGCAATGCAGTTTCCAAAGCGATGGAAGAGACAAAGAATAACACCGGCCTGGTGTTGAACTTTGCACTTAATTATGGAAGCAGAGCCGAAATACTCGAAGCCGTCAAGCATGTCTTAAATGATTGCAAAAGTGGTATAATGGATGAAAATGAATTAAATGAAGAAAAATTCTCATCCTACCTCATGACGGGCGGGCTAAAGGATCCCGATCTGCTGATTCGTACAAGCGGTGAAATCAGATTAAGCAATTTTATGCTTTGGCAGCTTGCATACACAGAATTCTGGTTTACGGATGTATTATGGCCGGATTTCAATGAAGAGCAAATGCTCGAAGCAATCGAGGTATTCCAAAGCCGCCAAAGGCGTTTTGGGGGAGTACAATAA
- a CDS encoding phosphatidate cytidylyltransferase produces the protein MKQRIITAIIFGAVLLPVIIYGGMPIIILAYLLASIALYELLKMRNLSLFSIPGIISLLLLWIFLLPKEFHSILDDLNYTKIEVALFGVLLFLTYTVATKNKFTFDDVAFSTMSTLYVGIGFYYFMETRFADQGLTYLFFALFLIWATDSGAYFIGKAMGKKKLWPEISPNKTVEGSLGGVVCALAVAVLFIIFTDIDESMLGLLVITAILSVFGQIGDLVESALKRHYNVKDSGNILPGHGGILDRFDSLLFVLPLLHFFHLL, from the coding sequence ATGAAGCAGCGTATTATCACAGCAATTATATTTGGTGCAGTCCTCCTGCCAGTCATTATCTATGGAGGCATGCCAATCATCATCCTGGCATACTTGCTGGCATCCATTGCACTATATGAACTATTGAAAATGAGAAATTTAAGCTTATTCTCGATTCCAGGCATTATTTCTTTACTATTATTGTGGATTTTCCTTTTGCCTAAAGAATTTCACTCAATCCTGGATGATTTGAATTATACAAAAATTGAGGTAGCTCTTTTTGGGGTGCTTCTTTTCTTAACGTATACGGTTGCAACAAAAAATAAATTTACTTTTGATGATGTGGCTTTTTCGACTATGTCTACTTTATATGTTGGCATTGGGTTTTACTATTTTATGGAGACCCGCTTCGCAGATCAGGGTCTGACATATCTCTTTTTTGCATTATTCCTTATTTGGGCAACAGATTCAGGTGCCTACTTTATAGGGAAAGCGATGGGAAAGAAGAAGCTTTGGCCTGAAATCAGCCCGAATAAGACTGTGGAAGGTTCACTTGGTGGTGTAGTCTGTGCTCTTGCCGTGGCGGTATTATTTATTATCTTCACAGATATTGATGAGTCCATGCTGGGATTATTAGTGATTACAGCCATCTTGTCAGTGTTCGGGCAAATAGGGGACTTAGTGGAATCAGCATTAAAGCGTCATTATAACGTAAAAGACTCAGGAAATATTCTGCCTGGCCATGGCGGGATTCTGGACCGTTTTGACAGCTTATTATTCGTCCTGCCATTGCTCCACTTTTTTCACTTGCTGTAA
- a CDS encoding 1-deoxy-D-xylulose-5-phosphate reductoisomerase yields the protein MKHISLMGATGSIGTQTLDIIKEHPEEFKLAAMSAGRNIDLARKIISDFQPELVSLSEKSSADILKAEFPGITFTYGHEGLIEVAVYPKSEILVNAVLGSVGLDSTLQAIEEKKTIAIANKETLVTAGHLVMEAAKRNGVMLLPVDSEHSAIFQSLQGEKEKNIERLILTASGGSFRDRSRKELENVTVEEALNHPNWSMGAKITIDSATMMNKGLEVIEAHWLFSMDYSKIDVLLHKESIIHSMVEFHDSSVIAQLGTPDMRVPIQYALTYPERLPLRTANRLNLAEIGKLHFEEMDFERFRCLKFAYEAGKAGGSMPAVLNAANEAAVAAFLDGKITFLQIEDFIERALGSHDIISNPSLDEIQETDLETRKYVNSLL from the coding sequence ATGAAACATATCAGTTTAATGGGTGCAACAGGGTCGATTGGGACACAGACCCTTGATATCATTAAGGAACACCCAGAGGAATTTAAGCTAGCAGCCATGTCTGCAGGCAGAAATATAGATCTTGCCCGGAAAATTATCTCTGACTTTCAGCCAGAACTTGTTTCACTATCAGAAAAAAGTTCTGCAGATATTCTTAAAGCTGAGTTTCCCGGCATAACATTTACATATGGACATGAAGGTTTGATAGAAGTAGCTGTTTACCCAAAATCTGAAATACTGGTTAATGCAGTTTTAGGCAGCGTAGGACTTGATTCCACATTGCAGGCGATTGAGGAAAAGAAGACAATAGCTATCGCAAATAAGGAAACCCTTGTGACTGCCGGCCATCTGGTCATGGAAGCAGCAAAGCGAAACGGTGTAATGCTTCTTCCTGTAGACAGTGAACACTCAGCTATTTTTCAATCCCTGCAGGGGGAAAAAGAGAAAAATATTGAAAGGCTCATTTTGACAGCTTCTGGAGGAAGCTTCAGAGACCGCTCCCGCAAGGAATTAGAAAATGTGACAGTTGAAGAGGCGCTTAATCATCCGAATTGGTCAATGGGAGCAAAAATCACCATCGATTCTGCAACTATGATGAATAAGGGACTTGAAGTAATTGAAGCACATTGGCTTTTCTCCATGGATTACAGTAAAATAGATGTCCTTCTTCACAAAGAAAGCATTATCCATTCCATGGTGGAATTTCATGACAGCAGTGTAATCGCACAGCTTGGCACTCCGGATATGAGAGTACCAATTCAATATGCTTTAACTTATCCTGAAAGGCTCCCGCTCCGAACAGCAAACCGGCTGAATCTTGCTGAAATTGGCAAACTCCATTTTGAAGAAATGGACTTTGAACGCTTTCGCTGCCTGAAGTTTGCCTATGAAGCCGGAAAAGCTGGCGGATCAATGCCAGCTGTATTAAATGCAGCAAATGAAGCTGCTGTTGCTGCATTCTTAGATGGAAAGATTACCTTTCTGCAAATAGAAGATTTCATCGAAAGAGCACTGGGCAGCCATGACATTATCTCAAATCCAAGTCTTGATGAGATCCAGGAAACAGATTTGGAAACGAGGAAATATGTTAACTCGCTTCTATAA
- the rseP gene encoding RIP metalloprotease RseP has protein sequence MSTVIAFIVIFGALVFFHELGHLIFAKRAGILCREFAIGFGPKVFSFKKDETVYTIRLLPIGGFVRMAGEDPEMVEIKPGYRIGLILDDNEEVSKIILNNKDKYPNARIVEVEAADIEHALEIKGYVEGEEEESIQFFKISRSAVLVEDGTETLIAPYDRQFASKTLGQRTMAIFAGPMMNFVLAFIVFVLIALLQGIPTNEPALGKLTPDGAAYEAGLKEGDLVQSVDGAEISSWSDVVEIIRQNPSEELEFLVERNGQEYTIPVTPKVQDVEGEKIGIIGVYSPMEKSPLKAITYGAKETYFWTKEIFVMLGKLVTGQFSIDALSGPVGIYVSTDTVAKSGIYYLMKWAGILSINLGIMNLLPIPALDGGRLMFFAVEAVRGKPIDRHKEGMVHFIGFALLMLLMLVVTWNDIQRFFL, from the coding sequence TTGAGTACAGTAATAGCCTTTATTGTTATTTTCGGGGCACTGGTATTTTTCCATGAACTGGGACATTTAATATTTGCAAAAAGAGCAGGAATTCTCTGCCGCGAGTTCGCTATTGGATTCGGCCCTAAAGTGTTTTCCTTTAAAAAAGATGAAACAGTTTATACGATTCGTTTATTGCCAATAGGCGGGTTTGTGCGCATGGCCGGTGAAGATCCCGAGATGGTGGAAATTAAACCTGGCTACCGCATTGGCCTGATCCTTGATGACAACGAGGAAGTAAGCAAAATTATTTTAAATAATAAAGATAAATATCCAAATGCAAGAATAGTTGAAGTTGAAGCTGCTGATATTGAGCATGCCCTTGAAATTAAAGGATATGTTGAGGGCGAAGAGGAAGAGTCAATTCAATTTTTTAAAATCAGCCGTTCAGCCGTACTGGTTGAGGATGGAACAGAAACGCTCATTGCCCCTTATGACCGTCAATTTGCATCAAAGACATTGGGCCAGAGAACTATGGCGATTTTCGCAGGTCCAATGATGAATTTTGTTCTTGCTTTTATCGTTTTTGTTCTAATAGCCTTATTGCAGGGAATTCCAACTAATGAACCTGCACTGGGCAAGCTGACCCCTGATGGTGCAGCTTATGAAGCTGGGCTTAAGGAAGGCGATTTGGTTCAAAGTGTTGATGGAGCAGAAATTTCAAGCTGGTCAGATGTGGTAGAAATCATTAGACAGAATCCAAGTGAAGAATTGGAGTTTTTGGTGGAAAGAAACGGCCAGGAGTATACAATACCGGTTACTCCAAAGGTTCAGGATGTTGAAGGCGAAAAGATTGGAATTATTGGCGTATATAGTCCAATGGAGAAATCACCTTTAAAGGCCATTACCTATGGAGCTAAGGAAACCTATTTCTGGACTAAAGAGATTTTTGTCATGCTAGGCAAGCTTGTCACTGGACAGTTCTCAATTGATGCATTATCAGGCCCGGTAGGAATCTATGTTTCAACAGATACAGTAGCCAAATCCGGCATCTATTACCTAATGAAATGGGCAGGAATCCTAAGCATAAATCTGGGAATTATGAACCTGCTTCCAATTCCGGCTCTCGATGGCGGAAGATTAATGTTCTTTGCTGTTGAAGCTGTAAGAGGGAAGCCGATTGACCGCCATAAAGAGGGGATGGTCCACTTTATTGGGTTTGCCCTTTTAATGCTATTAATGCTAGTGGTCACTTGGAATGATATTCAGAGATTTTTCCTGTAA